In the Plasmodium sp. gorilla clade G2 genome assembly, chromosome: 12 genome, tgtaattttttttattatattttttttattatattatttatatgttattattatttaattttttattttttcatttttttttttttttttgttctctTTTTGATAATTTAGTAAAATAACtcgttttattaaaaaattaaaaaatatatatattataatagtacttaaaaaaaaaaaaaaaaaaaaaaaagaagaggaAAATTGTGTTTCACAATATTATATCtcttattaataaaaagagcgtaattatgaatatatatattatatatatttttgtatggGGAAATTTTATGGAATGGATAAttttctatttatatatagttattTATTAACAAGCCTATAAAATAACTTAATTATATTAGCTAGCAAATAATAGTCTTAcaagaataattataattaaataaataagagtGCATTATTTATAAGTTTTATGCTATTTTGTTTCATAAAAACTAATtccttaataatatatacaaggatataacaaaaaaataataataatattaatattaataatgaataaatatatagataaatttatatggatttttatttattatcaaattattaattaaaaataagtaaataaataaccaaataaatatttaaataaataaatatatatattatatataccaaACTGAATAaatgtgtaaatatatttatattctcgTGGGAAAATCTATTAAATcgtaaaatttaaaaaatgagatattactttttaattcttttaatctatcaataatttttatattaccatgttcataaaaattaaaagaaaacgGTTCTTCAGATTCATCATATGTATTTTgttgataattattttttaatatcttaCGAAGATCAAGTGAATCATATTTATggtaatttaaatataaatgtttttcatttttattttcttcatttccTATATTGTGATAAAAGTCCTTTTCACATAgcctacaaaaaaaaaaaaaaaaaaaaaaaaacacatatatatatataaattaatttattcgtttattttttcttatgatGATAACATGTGTGTACAAAATTTAATAGGAACAAAAATCAAAAACATATatctatatgtatattatctAATATTCATGCGTATGTGCATTAATATACATttgtttcattatatttatcaccattgaataaatacataaaaatatatatatataaatatatatatatatatatatatatatatatatatatatgtatcctAATTAAactatgaaaataaatagatatacattttcaaatatatatatatatttttgatattaattaaaatatgaaaaaaatattttgctATTACCGGTACGAATCGATTTGACGCAAATATTTTCTTGTTATTTtgtcaatttttttttttcgtaatatatttttttcctcaTGTATTTCCCTTATAATACTTTAAAACAGAAAGGGGTTAAAAAATAGAATATTAGTAATAaagacaaaatatatatatatatataaataaatatatatatttatttaatttttataaacttatctttatataaatacattataaaaaaatgaaaaaaaataatgaatagtTACTTTTGTGAATGTTGTGAAAGAAGATCTAGATTCAAATTATAGTTACTTTCAATAATTATTCTAATGTCTTTTTTTATGCACtcataaaatttaattatagtTCCTCGGTAATCTTCctatgagaaaaaaaaaaaaaaaaaaaaaaaaaaaaacagcgcaaaatatatttacttatatatataaataatttctaGAATTTGAGTTATTCATTCAGTATTCTAATTACAtacaataattttttattatttaaaataaataaatataaatatatatattttttttttaggatACATACTATTAGCATATTCTTTATGGCATGCATTTCATCATTACTATGATGATAATCATTAATCATATCATTTTTCTATAAACGTTAAACCAAGGTTGagttaaataatttatgtcatatatatataatatatatactatatgtGTAACATCaaattagaaaatatatatgtatataaatataaatatataataatgataataaattaggtatatatattcagGTTCATACATATGTTAAATTAAAACATAactaataaattaaaaagaaattataataataataaataaataatagataaatgcatatattatatttattcaaattgttgtaaaaaaataattgcacaaaaaataaaatataaatatatatatatatataatatttattagtaGATACAATTAAAAATCATACatgtgataaaataaaacaaggtttataaattttaaaagatacatttattttcatcattgataagaaaagaagaagacaacaatttttaaattaaaaataaatatatatcataataaacaaaaaaaaaaaaaaaaaaaaaaaaaaaaaaaataatcattaATCATAAATCATTCTTTTTTGTCTTTCGAACAATGAAAGAAACATACACATAATCTTAAATTTTGTtccttataaaaatataaagaaagaaagttaaataaaacacaaaaaaagaatataatagaAATTTATTTACTTGGTGTAACTTCGTTaatgtttttaatttctccttttttctttttatcttCTTTGTTCTCTTACATAATATAGAattctttaaaaattttCGATTATATcctataaatgaataataacatacatacatattattatatatatatatatttattatataagaataagaaatataGTTTAAATATGAGTATACAATTTAAcagttacatatatataatataatattatcacaCTTTTTGTGGGTTATATAGTTATGTGATAGTATTCTTATATGTAAcacaataatgatattatataactatatatatatatgtatatatatatgtgcatataTCATTACATATAATACCATAACACTATATAAACCTTGCCCCCTCATATGTacattcttatatataaatttaaatgaagTTTCACAATTTTATACTACAATATAATCaactaataataaattagcAAACATATACATGATCAAATAACAAATTAGtatatataatctttttCTGTAAGCTCAATTTTATAAGtgtaaaattaatatatataaatatatatatatatatatatatatatatatatcataacaCTTTagtatattatcatattataatttgttataccatatatggtatatattcttataatttcatatttcatttaattttgcTTACTTAGTGTTTTTCTAATATCCATTAGTAAAGTCGTACTATATAAGATTCTCCTCGAAAAATAAGCTTCATTTAATGTGTTACTATTTTTtagttttatattatttataaggtATGGatccttattattatcattagtataaaatgttttctttttattaatatattcaatatttttatatagattATCACTTTCTTCTGTGCATGTTATTTCACTATtgttatacattttatacaTACTTAGATTATTTGTGAAATTATATAGTTTATCTTTTTCTCCATCCTCATCATTGTTATTATGTTCTTCTTCGTCATCCCCctcattaatatatgtattaaaatgATTTATTCTTGGTACAGTTTCATATGTTTGTATATGTTTAGTTTTATGTATCGATAATTTATCTCtcttgtttatattatatatatcattactattattagaAGATGAACTATTTTCTGGCTTAACATATTGtgtatgttttttattaatatccttattatgataatttaaaGTATCATTATTACCTTGacatatatcatcatttttaatatattccgAACTTtcataacaaatatattttgtattattaggATTAATGGAAGAATCTAAATGCTTAAAATTAGTATCCTTATTATCACAAcaatgtttattattatcaacattataatttttgttattataataattataataagcATCAcactttttattatcatcatcatcatatttttctttactatcatacattttattattatcatcatatttttctttactatcatacattttattattatcatcatatttttctttaccatcatacattttattattatcatcatatttttctttaccatcatacattttattattattatcatatttttctttaccatcatacattttattattatcatcatatttttctttaccatcatacattttattattatcatcatatttttctttaccatcatacattttattattatcatcatatttttctttaccatcatacattttattattatcatcaatattattatttatacctttcttatcattattagtataagtatttatattaaattcgCTCAAATAGTGTGAATCCCTTaggataatatatttctttaaggTATGGACAAAGTTATAACTATAACTTctattcttttcatttatataattattttgatgAGTGGGTATATGAttattgattttttttaataaagtactcatttttttatttagcatataatatgaaaatttgTTTTGTTcgtattttttctttttttcctttagAGCCCAGAATTTCTTTAATTCTATTTTCATCTTATCATTTTCTTGTTTATGTTTGAATGATGAACATTCTAActgttcatttttatttgtaagtTGTTCATTTAACTTTAATagattattaattttttcatgtaaattatatgaacttttatttttctctttttcaaaaattaatttcttttctaATTCATAAATGTAATTTTCTTGAGTTTCAGCATTCTCAACACCTGATTTTAACTTTTCCAttaatttcttatttttattctttaaacATTCTATATCTTCATCTATTAAGCAAAACTGATTTCTTAAgaaattctttatatttaatattatactttgaacaaaatattctatatatttttcatcaaTTTTTTCAGTATTATAATTCCATGCGGTATATTTGTTATGTagagtatatatatattctacacaaccatcatatatatttgtatacttttcattattactttttttaatattctcttttagttcttttaaaaaattattcaataAGCTAaattctaaatatatattattcaaatgaTCATTGTTATTATGAGTGTTCATTTTTGAtaattgaaaatattaaatatatttatatataatattattatatatttgtgtctATTTATATGATGGTAAATATATGGATACTTCTTATTTAATatgattaataatatttttattcttatatttatttttctatgttattattttctttcttttataaGATGATTTATCTATTTACGTATGCAACCCAAAAGTAttaacataaatattaaaaaattttgagtatacacatatatatatattatgacaatatatttataatactaaatcataaaaatgattataaaaaataacaaaaaacaaaaaacaaatttaaataaatattacataagtgacacatacatatatacatatataaatacatacacatataagtATACATAAACACTTACATATTTGCACACagtttatttcattatataagctgtaataaaaaatatatagaccATAAAAtgtaacataaatataaaagtagataaaataataaattgcaTACAAACCTTATACACATTACATGTATAAAAGTTGTATATCATACACTATTATGTTTTTCGTTAAAAGTTTAAATTAATAACCCTGAATGTTAAGAaaggacaaaaaaaaaaaaaaaaaaaaaaaaaaaaaaaaaaaaaagcccagaatataattaatttataattatataaaaattaactacacttatatttaattatttattaatttatattttttttttaaaatgaaaggaatataaagtataataacatataaaattatattcctataaatttatttttatatgtacgttgtttttacaaaaaatattgcATTTGTTACATAAAAGTGGTAGGATTTTAAACAGGGTAAAAGAcaataagaagaaaataaataaataaaataattaataaatataaaaaagttaaaatggcttttaatattacaattatataatccattcatgtatattaaaatatgtcatctgttcaaaataatatatatatatatatatatatatgtatatatctaCATGTAATACATGCAAATTTGAACATTTTAATAACTTTTTTTCCTTAGAACAAATAAAgcaaatttattaatttttcgtTTCATttgttgtatttttttttttttttaatatatttgtaaaaccaaaaaaaaaacaaagttATTTTTGCAAACGATCATACATCAAATGAGAGATGGAAAAAAAggaacaacaaaaaaaaattataataacattagtttcaattatattataacatgTAGTATAATTTAAgtgtaaaataaatacagtTTCGTCTTTTAtggaattatataattttaaaaattattatatatataattcataatatatatatttatacatatatgtatatgttaccgttgtagaagaaaaaaaaaaaaaaaaaaaaaaaaaaaaaaagaaacaaataaataaatatgtgcAATTATATTTggttatattaatttataaccattttatatttttgtagaaattattttgtatcaTAATaactaataaataaatattatgatatatatatatatatattttaaattataatattttttaaaaattcttattataattaaaaaattaacttTATATAAATCCTTCTTATACTGTTACACTTTAGTTATATTTGTAAGAGGATAAAATGAAAcacaatttatttttctttgatTATTCAAAGGGAGTTAATAATtgtaaaaagataaaatttttaatgttgtagaaatattatatatatatatttgtgacttatccatttattattacactTATTTAGTCTGTCAGGAATCAccatataaataacataaaatatatatatatatatatatatatatatatgttagtAAGAAATGTTTAATCtagtctttttttttattttgaacatatataaaatagttTCCAACGTAAATATTATTACGATGATTTGcatactaatatatatattttaaatcgTTAATAagtatatgtttttaataggttaaattataaaatacgTTAcctaataatttaaaaaaaaaaaaaaaaaaaacatttgctttttaaaataataatgttacaAGTTTACAAAAGTTAGACTAATCTTTCGTATTAAaagttatttaaaaaaaataataataataaaataattaaataaataaaataatcataaataaatatatttgaaacatatatattttaaaacaatACTTTTATccttattttctatatttttttttttttttttcttcaagtCTTTTTCTTaatctatattatatataaaaatatttttttctttttattattaaaaaacatattatatatgcatacatttatataatatatatcataaccattcaaattcaaaaaaaaaaataaaactcaattataatatatttcatgtAGCCAAAAtatgtgtaaatatatatatatatatatatattggtacttatttcatatattatattgaggtaaaaatattaaactaTATAGGTTCTATAAACATTAgtgtattaaaaataaaataataataataatattaatgtatggtatagtattttttttttaatatatataatatttatacactttgtatatatcttttgtaaaaatacaaatatatatatatatatatatatatatatatatatatcttttaataagGAATGCAtccaaatatatatgtatatataattataaagcATTTAccttaataattttaaataaacacacaaaaaaaaaaaaaaaaaaaaccataaatatttatacatatacataaacatatacatccatatcatcataataaataaCTCTATATTTATAACGGGTACGTATGTGTATATTccaatttatattattattcccctattatatataaatataaaacatatcatatatatttattatatatgatataatatgctgctaaaaaaaaaaaagaatggacatattttaataattcaacttttttttttttttttttttttttttcttttttaacatttctaatacatattttatctttattatttaaaaaaaaaaaatagttcaCATATTGTCTTTTCagatataagtatatatatatatgtgttggtttaaaatataaaataaaacatagaGGGTTAGGgggaaataaataaatattaaatatatatatttatttatatatattatataaataaattcacTACaggtatatttataaatatatgtatatatgtatatttatattataaaattaagcTGTACGGTATCTTAGtcttgataataaaaaatttaagagTTCCTGtggataaatatattcaataacTTTAGAAGGATATAAACTATgaatttctttattatttatattatgaataaccgaaatatataattcatcacCAACGTTGTGTAGATTTTTGATAACTATTCTATTACCTCTAgaacttttttttcttcttacatatcttttaaaatcattaactttaatatttaaatgtcCAGTTCTTCTAATATTTGTTTCTTCAACCCATTGTGGAGATTCATTTTTCAAGCTAGCCAAAAACtccaattttttatttttaatacgaACACTATAAACATCTTcaacatttaataaatttccATCATTAACGTGATTCTCATGTTTTACAGATTCattatcttcttcatcacttttttttaaagaattgTCTGATAAAGATAagttctttttattttctagtTTGTTAGTCAAACTTTTTCTACTCATTTTTCGTCTAGGTGCTAAGGAATTTCTACCTTTTGATTTAATACTATCTTCTTCTTGTGTTGGtggtaatatattatttttcacaATTTTCCCATCACCATTTGTCTCATTAGCTTTAGataaataatttgtttttaaacTTTCCATCTTCTTCTTAAATGTTGTCAAATGTATTAAATTACTTTCGGGTTCCCAAGTATTCTCATCATCTGAATATCCTTTCCATTTtactaaataaataaaaccatttttctttttttttatttcaagtATATCACCAATTTCAAATTCTTCATCTGACCCTgtcattttttcttctttattataaaacTATTTCTATTTTGTATACCAGTATGTATAATGTGTATGTGTGTTCTTTGTTTGTTTGCTtgcttgttttttttttttttttttttttttctcttttttggAGGATACTTTTTACACTATATTAACAAAACAAGggttatatattcataaatcaatatataaatatatatatgtatatatatatatatatatatttatataatatgtatatattttatgaataatattgaaaCATATTCTTTCTtaaacacacatatataattacacatacaataagatatatatatatatatatatatatataataaattcgGCCTTTTGGgggtgtaaaaaaaaaaaaaaaaaaaaaaaaaaaaaaatatttatataataaaaatatcaaatgataaaaaaaaaaaaaaaaaatgtaaaaaaaaatccttTCAAatacttaattttttttttttttttattttaaaaattatttcacAGTTTGTgaacattttataaatacttattattttaaaaaaaataaaaaaataattatataaattacatttatattttttataatatacataatatataatttaaataaaaataagaaattaaCACATTCTTATGGAATATTctctttcattttatttattattttttttattttttttttttactatatacatataaaaatgtaatatatatacacaaaatgtaattttttttattatttatatatatttttataatatataataataaaattatgtatatatatatatatatatatatattatatatataattatattcctcccattttttttcttcttattgCAATTTAGAAATTTCActgaaataaatatgatatatatataatatattatatatatattatatatatacataaaataatatttcttttttttaataataataaaaaaataataattactttttttttccttccttcctcttttttttttttttttttcttaacgcatataataatatatatttaagatatatatattatatatgtatgtatatgtatacaatataatatttataatatataaatatatatataattcatttttaaatataaaataattaattattatatataaatcatatatgcatacaaataaaattatagtatataatacaaatatgtataaattttttaaatgtgctcgaattatttttttttcgaaACTcgtttctttttgttttgcTCTCTTTATTctagttatatataataatttcaaaaataaaagaaagaataaaaaaataaaaaaaaagaaaaataaaataaaaaaatataatattatacaaatataaatacataaatatatttatatatttatatatatataaatatttatataataaatgtaagaaataaaagtatAAAGGAATACCTAATAGGAAaaggaaaaggaaaaaaaaaaaaaaaaaattataataaatttatatataataagaaaattattagtatttagtattaaaaaaaaaaaaaaaaaaaaaaaaagtagaccttatttttaatataaaaaagaattcaATTATTTAACAAAGtgtatgtaaatattattattatgtattagTACATATATCcctttttttacattttatttttaaaattttatatctaaatgttattctttaatttgttttatgatatgtaataaaataatataataattaaatatatataaatatgtattgtattttattatatattatgtaataaataccatataataatatctaaaaataatataaaaaaaagaaaacaaaaaaaaaagaattacatatatatatgagaacaaaaaaattattagtaAAAACCTTTTCTTGCCTATTTTGGTGTCCTAaaaaatttctttatttcaaataaaaaaattataactatatattatatatttgtgttcattttttttcacatatatataatatatatattattaaaaaaggatatataaatttttattttataaatgtttaaaaaaaattaatatattatttaatatttaaaacgTGTACACATTTATAATTAcacttattaaaaataacagttatttatattttcttatttatttattaatttttttttttttttttttttgttgctATAATAGTATCTATATAGAGCAAACTAAttttagtaataataaaaaaaaatatcaaattcctaaatttttttttttttttattatcttatgaaatatatatatattatatataaataaaatatgtacgGTGTTTAGATGAAAcctaatattaaaaaaaaaaaaaaaaaaaaaagaaaggaaaaaaaaaaatatattcattaagtaaaataaaaaaaaaatatttttttgaatatattaaagtataatatttatactcatttatattatcaataaatattagttaattttaaaaccttttaattattatatatatatatatatatatatatatatatatatgtatttatttatttagtatatattttgttgttctttaatatatgtaactGCAAAACTAATATGTAAggcaaattatatattatatttttttaaattatttccctaaaaaaataataatacatataaaataaaactacTGTATAGAATTTTgtaaattaataattgttaggtttctaattttttcaaatattagATGTATAAGGaaaatacaattatatatatagaaagatatataactcttttaaaaatattatacaatattttaatgtttataaaaaaagaaaaaaaaaattataaacatttttttttaaagcataatatatatatttatctattaCATTTTAATTGATGGATTAATCGTATTCTTGATACTTATACTAGCATAAACCTAAATGTGTAAATTAATATCATGatgttctatatatatatttcataaatgataaagaataataatattataacatattattattattatataattttaatatatataactaatttttttttgttctttttataaaatgacaATTAcaca is a window encoding:
- a CDS encoding heterochromatin protein 1, translating into MTGSDEEFEIGDILEIKKKKNGFIYLVKWKGYSDDENTWEPESNLIHLTTFKKKMESLKTNYLSKANETNGDGKIVKNNILPPTQEEDSIKSKGRNSLAPRRKMSRKSLTNKLENKKNLSLSDNSLKKSDEEDNESVKHENHVNDGNLLNVEDVYSVRIKNKKLEFLASLKNESPQWVEETNIRRTGHLNIKVNDFKRYVRRKKSSRGNRIVIKNLHNVGDELYISVIHNINNKEIHSLYPSKVIEYIYPQELLNFLLSRLRYRTA